The following coding sequences are from one Natrarchaeobaculum sulfurireducens window:
- a CDS encoding class I SAM-dependent methyltransferase yields the protein MKHVFAKLEKSGTTAPLLFDLYTRCYRGVVGREIELAGVDRRDTVLNVGCGAMPFTAVLVAKLADADVYALDNDDSVPERARRNVAYANVADRVQIVTGDGRAADDAPLPHETVTTAFVAVQATPKAEIVDHLRALEDGPDRIVVRHPRGAVADEYGALPPAYEPVDAVSHPMPTFGKSLLFERR from the coding sequence ATGAAACACGTCTTCGCGAAGCTCGAGAAATCCGGTACGACTGCGCCGTTGCTGTTCGATCTCTACACGCGGTGTTACCGCGGTGTCGTGGGTCGCGAGATCGAACTTGCGGGCGTCGACCGGCGGGACACCGTCCTCAACGTCGGCTGCGGTGCAATGCCGTTTACCGCGGTGTTGGTTGCCAAGCTGGCCGACGCCGACGTCTACGCCCTCGACAACGACGATTCGGTCCCCGAGCGAGCGAGACGAAACGTCGCCTACGCGAACGTGGCTGATCGGGTTCAGATCGTCACTGGCGACGGTCGTGCCGCCGACGACGCGCCCCTCCCACACGAGACGGTGACGACCGCGTTCGTCGCCGTCCAGGCTACGCCCAAAGCCGAGATCGTCGACCACCTTCGAGCGCTCGAGGACGGGCCGGACCGCATCGTCGTTCGCCACCCTCGAGGCGCCGTCGCGGACGAGTACGGTGCACTACCACCAGCGTACGAGCCCGTCGACGCCGTCTCACACCCGATGCCGACGTTCGGAAAGTCGCTGCTGTTCGAGCGGAGGTGA
- a CDS encoding pyruvoyl-dependent arginine decarboxylase — protein sequence MSPIRVVWGSASAPTAMASYDAALARAGIENYNLVSVSSVIPADVDVEAVGTAPDLGPAGERLTVVESRATTAGPGRVSAALAWSQAADDGPGLFYEVAGETGREDVERRVREGLSAGQELRDWAFTDPHVAVESSQAESGSYTTALVAAVYGKSEPIL from the coding sequence ATGAGCCCGATTCGAGTCGTCTGGGGGTCAGCATCCGCCCCCACGGCGATGGCCTCTTACGACGCCGCCCTCGCGCGAGCGGGTATCGAGAACTACAACCTCGTCTCCGTCTCTTCCGTGATTCCGGCCGACGTCGACGTCGAGGCCGTCGGCACCGCCCCCGACCTCGGTCCGGCCGGTGAGCGTCTGACCGTCGTCGAGTCTCGAGCCACGACCGCCGGTCCCGGCCGCGTAAGCGCCGCACTCGCGTGGTCGCAGGCTGCCGACGACGGCCCAGGACTGTTCTACGAAGTCGCGGGCGAGACGGGACGTGAAGACGTCGAGCGTCGCGTCCGCGAGGGGCTGTCCGCGGGTCAAGAACTGAGAGACTGGGCGTTTACCGACCCACACGTCGCCGTCGAGAGTAGCCAGGCGGAGTCCGGAAGCTACACCACAGCGCTCGTCGCTGCCGTCTACGGGAAGAGCGAACCGATTCTGTGA
- the pan2 gene encoding proteasome-activating nucleotidase Pan2, producing MSRSPSLPDRPHRDIDPDLPDAERLEALRGHFVDLVDVNEQLSDQLEEADERRERLRERVDRVERENETLKSSSLYIATVEDVMDNGNVIVKQHGNNQEVLTEVSPRIADRVTAGDRVAVNDSFAIQRILEAETDARAQSMEITERPQVGYEDIGGIDEQIREVREAVEQPLAEPEVFEKVGIEPPSGVLLYGPPGTGKTMLAKAVANKTDATFIKMAGSELVRKFIGEGSRLVRDLFEMAREREPAIIFIDEIDAIAATRTESKTSGDAEVQRTMMQLLAEMDGFEARGEIRIIAATNRFDMLDRAILRPGRFDRLIEVPEPNQEGRERILEIHTRGMNVSDGIDFAALAEKTDGYSGAEIESLATEAGMFAIRADRDEVRHEDFLEAFEKIENDDSSDVISSAGYFYQ from the coding sequence ATGTCTCGAAGCCCGTCTCTCCCCGACCGACCTCACCGCGATATCGATCCCGACCTTCCAGACGCCGAGCGGCTCGAGGCGCTGCGCGGCCACTTCGTAGACCTCGTCGACGTCAACGAACAGCTCTCCGACCAGCTCGAGGAAGCCGACGAGCGTCGCGAACGCCTCCGCGAGCGCGTCGACCGGGTCGAACGGGAAAACGAGACGCTGAAAAGTTCGTCGCTGTACATCGCGACCGTCGAGGACGTGATGGACAACGGCAACGTGATCGTCAAACAACACGGCAACAATCAGGAAGTGCTCACCGAGGTCTCACCGCGGATCGCCGACCGCGTCACGGCCGGTGACCGCGTCGCCGTCAACGATTCGTTCGCGATCCAGCGGATCCTCGAGGCCGAGACGGACGCTCGCGCCCAGTCGATGGAGATCACCGAGCGACCGCAGGTGGGCTATGAGGATATCGGCGGCATCGACGAGCAGATCCGCGAGGTCCGCGAAGCGGTCGAACAGCCACTCGCCGAACCCGAGGTGTTCGAGAAAGTCGGCATCGAACCGCCGAGCGGAGTCTTGCTGTACGGCCCGCCAGGAACGGGCAAGACCATGCTCGCGAAAGCCGTCGCCAACAAAACCGACGCCACCTTCATCAAGATGGCTGGTTCCGAGCTCGTTCGGAAGTTCATCGGCGAGGGCTCGCGACTCGTCCGCGACCTCTTCGAGATGGCTCGCGAGCGCGAACCCGCCATCATCTTCATCGACGAGATCGACGCCATCGCCGCGACTCGTACCGAATCCAAGACCTCCGGCGACGCCGAGGTCCAGCGAACGATGATGCAACTGCTCGCCGAGATGGACGGCTTCGAGGCCCGCGGCGAGATCCGTATCATCGCCGCCACCAACCGCTTCGATATGCTCGACCGCGCGATCTTGCGACCCGGCCGGTTCGACCGCCTCATCGAAGTGCCAGAACCCAACCAGGAAGGACGAGAGCGCATCCTCGAGATCCACACCCGCGGGATGAACGTCAGCGACGGGATCGACTTCGCGGCGCTGGCCGAGAAGACCGACGGCTACTCCGGTGCTGAGATCGAGAGTCTCGCCACCGAAGCAGGCATGTTCGCCATCCGCGCCGACCGCGACGAGGTCCGCCACGAGGACTTCCTCGAGGCGTTCGAGAAGATCGAAAACGACGACTCGAGCGACGTCATTTCCTCGGCAGGCTACTTCTACCAGTAA
- the pepF gene encoding oligoendopeptidase F, with amino-acid sequence MSSVPDRSEVNEEYTWDLESIYTTDEDWEAAYEAVAERVDELSSYEGEATDDAETLRAVLELRDEVMRDVSTVAAYARMRRDEDTTNQHYQALTARAQSLAADAQSAASFIEPELQELTHEEFEAMVETESDLETYDHYVDDVLRMKPHTRSAEVEALLADLGEVTGATGEVYTMLSNADMEFPVVEDPDGETIQITQSNFVNLLKRPDREFRQRVYEAYFDEWESVRNTVAASYKNSVKADVKLAQARDYETAREAALDGPNVPVEVYDTLVETVHDNVEKLHHHAELKREALGVDELRMWDLYMPLTGDGGPDVEYDQATEYVVDALEPLGEAYQSRVAEGLDSRWVDVYENEGKQSGAYSGGTYDTQPFILMNYQDDISSMYTLAHELGHSMHSELTKDEQPYIYSGYEIFVAEVASTVNEALLTQHLLETVDDPEFRTHVLNEFAERVRSTLYRQTLFAEFEHEAHRLEEAGEPLTADRLDDLYRGLKSDYYEPAVIDDRIAREWMRIPHFYRAFYVYQYATGLSAALAIVDRILEDGETAADDYLEFLQQGSREYPLELLRIAGVDMSTSEPIERALTTYGDRLDEMEALLE; translated from the coding sequence ATGAGTTCCGTTCCGGACCGTTCCGAGGTCAACGAGGAGTATACCTGGGACCTCGAGAGCATCTACACGACCGACGAGGACTGGGAGGCGGCATACGAGGCCGTCGCCGAACGCGTCGACGAACTCTCGAGTTACGAGGGAGAGGCCACCGACGACGCCGAGACCCTGCGTGCCGTCCTCGAGTTACGCGACGAGGTCATGCGCGACGTGTCGACCGTCGCCGCCTACGCCCGGATGCGCCGCGACGAGGACACGACGAACCAGCACTACCAGGCGCTGACCGCCCGCGCACAGTCGCTGGCCGCCGACGCCCAGTCGGCCGCGTCGTTCATCGAACCCGAACTTCAGGAACTCACCCACGAGGAGTTCGAGGCGATGGTCGAGACGGAGTCAGACCTCGAGACGTACGACCACTACGTCGACGACGTGTTGCGGATGAAACCACACACCCGGTCGGCGGAGGTCGAAGCGCTGCTGGCTGACCTGGGTGAGGTCACGGGCGCGACGGGCGAGGTGTACACCATGCTCTCGAACGCCGACATGGAGTTCCCCGTCGTCGAGGACCCGGACGGGGAAACCATCCAGATCACTCAGAGCAACTTCGTCAACCTGCTCAAACGGCCCGACCGCGAGTTCCGCCAGCGCGTCTACGAGGCCTACTTCGACGAGTGGGAGTCGGTGCGAAACACCGTCGCCGCCTCCTACAAGAACAGCGTCAAAGCCGACGTCAAACTCGCCCAGGCGCGCGACTACGAGACCGCCCGCGAGGCCGCTCTCGACGGACCCAACGTCCCCGTAGAGGTCTACGACACGCTCGTCGAGACCGTCCACGACAACGTCGAGAAGCTCCACCACCACGCCGAACTCAAACGCGAGGCCCTCGGAGTCGACGAGCTCCGGATGTGGGACCTCTACATGCCGCTGACCGGCGATGGCGGCCCCGACGTCGAGTACGACCAGGCGACCGAGTACGTCGTCGACGCCCTCGAGCCGCTGGGCGAGGCGTACCAGTCTCGCGTCGCCGAGGGACTCGACTCCCGGTGGGTCGACGTCTACGAGAACGAGGGCAAACAGTCCGGTGCCTACTCCGGCGGCACCTACGACACCCAGCCGTTCATCCTGATGAACTACCAGGACGACATCTCCTCGATGTACACGCTGGCCCACGAACTCGGCCACTCGATGCACTCCGAGTTGACGAAAGACGAACAGCCCTACATCTACTCGGGCTACGAGATTTTCGTCGCCGAGGTCGCAAGCACGGTCAACGAGGCACTGTTGACCCAGCACCTGCTCGAGACCGTTGACGACCCCGAGTTCCGCACACACGTCTTGAACGAGTTCGCCGAACGCGTTCGCTCGACGCTCTACCGTCAGACGCTCTTTGCGGAGTTCGAACACGAAGCCCATCGCTTAGAGGAAGCGGGAGAGCCGTTGACCGCGGACCGACTGGACGATCTCTACCGGGGGCTCAAATCCGATTACTACGAACCCGCCGTGATCGACGACCGAATCGCCCGCGAGTGGATGCGCATTCCACATTTCTACCGGGCGTTTTACGTCTACCAGTATGCGACCGGTCTCTCCGCCGCGCTCGCCATCGTCGACCGCATCCTCGAAGACGGCGAGACCGCAGCCGACGACTACCTCGAGTTCCTCCAGCAGGGCTCACGCGAGTACCCACTGGAACTGCTGCGGATCGCTGGCGTCGACATGAGCACGTCAGAGCCGATCGAACGCGCGCTCACAACCTACGGCGACCGGCTGGACGAGATGGAAGCGCTGCTCGAGTGA
- a CDS encoding M28 family metallopeptidase, producing the protein MDDRDADDTDPLTTRVDALEPAIGRAWTDDRSWTLLTRLTELPHRMGGSPGERRAADLLSEAFRNAGLEDVSISEFPMQYWERGTTEFAVLEDRSPSGGDDTLEDAEPDRIDAGCNRSFEAIALPYSPASDVTGPLVDIGYGTPEEIADVDLQGAIALSSTTTPPGKRFVHRMETFGHAVAAGAAGFVFANHVPGQLPPTGALTFDGEAAAPGIGVSAETGDWLREYAADGVRARIRVDATTQDGSSQNVAATVGPDTDTEVLVVAHYDAHDVAEGALDNGCGIATVVGAAAVLSAIEDSLAQRVRLVGVGCEEIGLLGAEALADDLDLESVSAVLNVDGAGRFRNLRALTHGSAALEELAERVTDDLGQPLAVESDPHPFSDHWPFLRAGVPAIQLHSEPPEGRERGRGWGHTAADTRDKVDPRNLREHAVLTARIACELTHASVPRVADAELREQLQAQEYESGMQAADLWPDRWADRA; encoded by the coding sequence ATGGACGACCGCGACGCCGACGACACCGACCCGCTCACGACGCGCGTCGACGCGCTCGAGCCGGCGATCGGCCGGGCCTGGACCGACGACCGTTCGTGGACCCTGCTCACGCGGCTGACCGAACTCCCCCACCGGATGGGCGGCTCGCCAGGCGAACGACGCGCCGCCGACCTCCTCAGCGAGGCGTTTCGGAACGCGGGACTCGAGGACGTTTCGATCAGCGAGTTTCCGATGCAATACTGGGAGCGTGGGACGACCGAGTTCGCTGTCCTCGAGGACCGGTCGCCGTCAGGCGGGGACGATACGCTCGAGGACGCCGAGCCAGATCGAATCGACGCCGGATGCAACCGCTCGTTCGAGGCCATCGCACTGCCGTACTCTCCGGCGAGCGACGTCACTGGGCCGCTCGTCGACATCGGCTACGGGACGCCCGAGGAGATCGCCGACGTCGACCTCCAGGGTGCGATCGCCCTCTCGAGTACGACGACGCCACCGGGAAAGCGGTTCGTCCACCGGATGGAGACGTTCGGCCACGCCGTCGCGGCCGGGGCGGCGGGGTTCGTCTTTGCCAATCACGTCCCCGGACAGCTGCCGCCGACCGGTGCGTTGACGTTCGACGGTGAAGCCGCAGCACCGGGAATCGGCGTCAGCGCCGAAACCGGTGACTGGCTCCGGGAATACGCCGCCGACGGCGTCCGCGCTCGCATCCGCGTCGACGCGACCACTCAGGACGGCTCGAGCCAGAACGTCGCCGCCACAGTCGGCCCCGACACCGATACGGAGGTGCTCGTCGTCGCCCACTACGACGCCCACGACGTCGCCGAGGGTGCCCTCGACAACGGCTGTGGCATCGCCACCGTCGTCGGCGCGGCCGCGGTCCTGTCGGCGATCGAGGACTCGCTCGCTCAGCGCGTCCGCCTCGTCGGCGTCGGCTGTGAAGAGATCGGCCTGCTGGGTGCCGAGGCGCTGGCCGACGATCTCGACCTCGAGTCGGTTAGCGCGGTTCTCAACGTGGACGGAGCGGGTCGGTTCCGGAACCTACGAGCGCTCACCCACGGCTCGGCGGCGCTCGAGGAGCTGGCCGAACGCGTCACCGACGACCTGGGTCAGCCACTCGCCGTCGAGTCCGACCCACACCCGTTCAGCGACCACTGGCCGTTCCTCCGGGCGGGCGTGCCCGCCATCCAGCTCCACAGCGAGCCCCCCGAAGGCCGCGAACGCGGGCGCGGCTGGGGACATACGGCCGCCGATACGCGAGACAAGGTCGACCCGCGAAACCTCCGCGAACACGCCGTCCTGACGGCCCGTATCGCCTGCGAGCTGACCCACGCGTCCGTTCCTCGAGTGGCGGATGCGGAACTCCGGGAGCAACTGCAGGCCCAGGAGTACGAGTCGGGGATGCAAGCGGCGGATCTGTGGCCCGACCGGTGGGCCGATCGGGCATAG
- a CDS encoding DUF418 domain-containing protein, with protein sequence MTHEDTTSTPTPSPENRVNPSDSDDGGPTAPSDRIVALDALRGFALLGILVINIWLFGLPTIASFNPALYGNFTGVDYLAWLVSHVFFEQKFVTLFTFMFGAGIVLFLESKERKGQPGRRIHFARTFWLLVIGLGHAYLLWYGDILVFYALSGFLVVWVWRWRPSRQFALGAVMFALPAGFYLLLGIGYLSLPADGRAELEDSLLAAFGATLSPEREIEIYQSGWLDQLAHRVPLMLEFHTVGFVFEMFWMLGGLMIVGMALYKWGIITNARSTRFYRRLFVGAGGVGLGLVLVGVWVREAIAWQTVPVLTLAFQFNYWGAPLLATGYLAGIMLLCRWLRDGMVVHALAAVGRTAFTNYLLQTLLATTIFYGHGLGLFGQVRRVELLGVVVLIWALQISLSVWWLRRFRFGPVEWVWRTLTYRTRQPMRLEE encoded by the coding sequence ATGACGCACGAGGACACGACATCCACACCGACGCCGTCGCCTGAGAACCGCGTGAATCCGTCGGATTCGGACGACGGCGGACCGACGGCTCCCTCCGATCGGATCGTCGCCCTCGATGCGCTCCGTGGGTTTGCCCTCCTCGGGATTCTGGTGATCAACATCTGGCTGTTCGGACTGCCGACGATCGCGTCGTTCAACCCCGCCCTCTACGGGAACTTTACCGGCGTTGACTACCTGGCGTGGCTGGTCAGTCACGTCTTCTTCGAGCAGAAGTTCGTGACCCTGTTTACGTTCATGTTCGGTGCCGGGATCGTCCTCTTTCTCGAGTCCAAAGAGCGGAAAGGACAGCCCGGTCGGCGGATACACTTCGCCAGAACGTTCTGGCTGCTCGTTATCGGGCTCGGACACGCCTACCTGCTCTGGTACGGCGACATCCTCGTCTTCTACGCCCTTTCGGGGTTCCTCGTGGTCTGGGTGTGGCGGTGGCGGCCCAGCCGACAGTTCGCGCTCGGGGCCGTGATGTTCGCGCTCCCGGCGGGCTTCTATCTCCTGTTGGGGATCGGCTACCTCTCGCTTCCGGCAGACGGTCGGGCCGAACTCGAGGACTCCCTGCTCGCCGCCTTCGGTGCGACCCTCTCGCCGGAACGCGAGATCGAGATCTACCAGAGCGGCTGGCTCGACCAGCTGGCACACCGGGTTCCCCTGATGCTCGAGTTTCACACCGTGGGGTTCGTCTTCGAGATGTTCTGGATGCTCGGTGGACTGATGATCGTCGGAATGGCGCTTTACAAGTGGGGAATCATCACCAACGCGCGGAGTACGCGCTTTTACCGGCGGCTGTTCGTCGGCGCTGGCGGGGTCGGATTGGGGCTGGTCCTCGTGGGTGTCTGGGTCCGCGAGGCGATCGCCTGGCAGACGGTTCCGGTGCTCACGCTCGCGTTTCAGTTCAACTACTGGGGAGCCCCGCTGCTCGCGACCGGCTACCTCGCCGGGATCATGCTGCTCTGTCGGTGGCTGCGCGATGGGATGGTCGTCCACGCGTTAGCGGCGGTGGGCCGAACCGCGTTCACGAACTACCTGCTCCAGACCCTCCTGGCGACGACGATCTTCTACGGACACGGGCTCGGACTGTTCGGGCAGGTACGCCGGGTAGAGCTGCTCGGCGTGGTCGTCCTGATCTGGGCGCTCCAGATCTCGCTTTCGGTGTGGTGGCTCCGCCGGTTCCGGTTCGGGCCCGTCGAGTGGGTCTGGCGGACGCTCACCTACCGGACGCGACAGCCGATGCGCCTCGAGGAGTGA
- a CDS encoding PQQ-dependent sugar dehydrogenase, producing the protein MNRRTYLSATAALGLSTLSGCAGVLSGGDDPFETETVVDGLEHPWGMAFLPDDEHLLVTERPGRLALVDRETGDLEDVSGTPGVADGGQGGLLDVAIHPEFDDDPWLYLTYAIGTDDGGSTTALGRTRLDVDEAALADGEELYVVEPSVDSTAHYGSRVVFDDDGLLYATVGDRGSKDFGEDHYSQDLTTEIGTTLRLEDDGSIPEDNPFVDGEGPAGEDALEAIYSYGHRNAQGMTVHPETGNLWQSEHGEEDGDELNVVEAGGNYGWPIAHTGCEYGTDDLVGDDPFERDDVVDPVYYWECTTGGFPPGGMAFYDGDAFTEWEGDLLVGTLAGEYLGRFTVDGTDVEESDRLLEGRGWRIRDVAVAPDTGYPYVAVDDADAPIVRLLPE; encoded by the coding sequence GTGAACAGACGAACGTACCTCTCGGCCACGGCTGCCCTCGGCCTGTCGACCCTTTCGGGCTGTGCGGGCGTTCTCTCCGGCGGCGACGACCCGTTCGAGACCGAGACGGTCGTCGACGGCCTCGAGCACCCGTGGGGGATGGCGTTCCTGCCGGACGACGAGCACCTGCTCGTCACCGAACGCCCGGGGCGGCTGGCGCTCGTCGACCGTGAAACGGGCGACCTCGAGGACGTCTCGGGTACGCCGGGGGTTGCCGATGGGGGCCAGGGTGGCCTGCTCGACGTGGCGATCCATCCGGAGTTCGACGACGACCCCTGGCTCTACCTGACATACGCGATCGGCACCGACGACGGCGGGTCGACCACGGCGCTCGGCCGAACCCGCCTCGACGTTGACGAGGCCGCGCTCGCAGACGGCGAGGAACTCTATGTCGTCGAGCCGTCCGTCGACTCGACTGCCCACTACGGATCGCGGGTCGTGTTCGACGACGACGGGCTGCTCTACGCAACCGTCGGCGACCGCGGCTCGAAGGACTTCGGCGAGGACCACTACTCCCAGGATCTGACGACCGAGATCGGCACTACCCTGCGGCTCGAGGACGACGGCTCGATCCCCGAGGACAACCCGTTCGTCGACGGCGAGGGTCCGGCGGGCGAAGACGCGCTCGAGGCCATCTACAGCTACGGTCACCGGAACGCCCAGGGGATGACGGTTCACCCCGAGACGGGCAACCTCTGGCAGAGCGAGCACGGCGAGGAAGACGGCGACGAACTCAACGTCGTCGAGGCTGGGGGCAACTACGGCTGGCCCATCGCGCACACGGGGTGTGAATACGGGACCGATGACCTCGTCGGCGACGATCCGTTCGAGCGCGACGACGTGGTCGATCCGGTCTACTACTGGGAGTGTACCACGGGCGGGTTCCCGCCCGGCGGAATGGCGTTTTACGACGGCGACGCGTTCACCGAGTGGGAGGGCGACCTGCTCGTCGGCACCCTCGCTGGCGAGTACCTCGGCCGGTTCACCGTCGATGGCACCGACGTCGAGGAGTCCGACCGGTTGCTCGAGGGTCGGGGCTGGCGAATCCGCGACGTGGCGGTTGCCCCCGATACCGGCTATCCGTACGTGGCGGTCGACGACGCCGACGCGCCGATCGTTCGGCTGCTGCCGGAGTAG
- a CDS encoding TrmB family transcriptional regulator produces the protein MNPDENDAVDAFERLGLTSYEAKVFIALHRLGSGTARDVARIADVPRSQVYSVAESLADRGLLEIQQSSPMRYRPVSVEEAQTTLEERFDRERERAFAYVESVNDASTGEEEREDIWTVRGRSRVTDRVIDLCSAADDRIVFGTRLSGLLTDSIERTLEERATAGLSVTVVSRSEAVRGRFRALEEVAVEEPPAYREADQRSGRICLVDDDSILLSVVDDDDSETAIWSAGSLFATVLIQLIEASQEVRR, from the coding sequence ATGAATCCCGACGAGAACGACGCCGTCGACGCCTTCGAACGACTCGGGCTGACCAGCTACGAGGCCAAGGTGTTCATCGCGCTCCACCGACTTGGGTCGGGCACGGCCAGGGACGTCGCCCGGATCGCGGACGTCCCGCGCTCGCAGGTCTACAGCGTCGCCGAGAGCCTCGCCGACCGCGGCTTACTCGAGATCCAGCAGTCGAGCCCGATGCGCTATCGGCCCGTAAGCGTCGAGGAAGCCCAAACGACGCTCGAGGAGCGATTCGACCGCGAGCGTGAACGGGCGTTCGCGTACGTCGAGTCGGTCAACGACGCCTCCACGGGCGAGGAAGAACGCGAGGACATCTGGACGGTCCGCGGACGAAGCCGCGTGACCGACCGCGTGATCGATCTCTGTTCGGCGGCCGACGATCGAATCGTCTTCGGCACCCGGCTCTCGGGCCTCCTGACCGATTCGATCGAACGCACGCTCGAGGAACGAGCGACGGCTGGGCTCTCGGTGACGGTCGTCAGCCGCTCTGAAGCGGTCAGAGGCCGGTTTCGGGCGCTCGAGGAGGTGGCGGTCGAGGAGCCACCAGCCTATCGCGAGGCCGACCAGCGCTCGGGACGGATTTGCCTGGTCGACGACGACAGCATCCTGTTGAGCGTCGTCGACGACGACGACAGCGAGACGGCGATCTGGAGCGCCGGCTCGCTGTTCGCCACCGTCCTGATCCAGTTGATCGAGGCGAGCCAGGAAGTCAGGCGGTAG